From a region of the Rhodococcus sp. 4CII genome:
- the mnhG gene encoding monovalent cation/H(+) antiporter subunit G, with product MSTVLDVVGAALILCGSLLALTAAIAIVRFPDTLRRMHAATKPQVVGLIMVLAGAVLELRGNVDIWMLILVGIFTLFTAPVIAHSVGRVAYREQRDQDGLLMINELEPPEGP from the coding sequence GTGAGCACCGTCCTGGACGTCGTCGGGGCCGCGCTCATTCTCTGCGGCTCGCTGCTGGCCTTGACGGCCGCCATCGCCATCGTCCGCTTCCCGGACACCCTGCGCCGGATGCATGCCGCCACCAAACCACAAGTGGTCGGGCTGATCATGGTGCTCGCCGGCGCCGTCCTCGAACTGCGCGGCAACGTCGACATCTGGATGCTGATCCTCGTCGGCATCTTCACCCTGTTCACCGCGCCGGTCATCGCGCACAGCGTGGGCCGGGTGGCCTACCGCGAGCAGCGTGACCAGGACGGGCTGCTGATGATCAATGAGTTGGAGCCGCCAGAGGGTCCGTGA
- a CDS encoding Na(+)/H(+) antiporter subunit C: MSANLGFLLIIGVLVSAGVYLLIERSITRMLLGLLLFGNGINLLILTSGGTDGNPPIVGRESIHESMADPLAQAMILTAIVITMGIAGFVLALAYRSFKITTQDAVENDPEDTKVLRRRSPAEAPDRDRSDDPVTGEPSFSGDAFDKDGNPIPLEELKNLEDLECYEDLHEGDFDDEDSDRAGIGERL, from the coding sequence ATGAGCGCGAACCTCGGATTTCTCCTCATCATCGGCGTCCTGGTGTCGGCCGGCGTCTACCTGCTCATCGAACGCAGCATCACCCGCATGCTGCTCGGGTTATTGCTGTTCGGCAACGGCATCAACCTGCTGATCCTCACGTCCGGCGGCACGGACGGCAATCCGCCCATCGTCGGCCGCGAATCCATTCACGAATCGATGGCCGACCCGCTCGCGCAGGCGATGATCCTGACGGCGATCGTCATCACGATGGGCATCGCCGGCTTCGTGCTCGCGCTCGCGTACCGGTCGTTCAAGATCACCACCCAGGACGCCGTCGAGAACGACCCCGAGGACACGAAGGTCCTGCGGCGCCGCTCCCCCGCCGAGGCCCCCGACCGCGACCGCTCCGACGACCCGGTCACCGGCGAGCCGAGTTTCAGCGGCGACGCATTCGACAAGGACGGAAACCCCATTCCCCTGGAAGAGCTGAAGAACCTCGAGGACCTCGAGTGCTACGAAGACCTGCACGAGGGTGATTTCGACGACGAAGATTCGGACAGGGCCGGGATCGGGGAGAGATTGTGA
- a CDS encoding monovalent cation/H+ antiporter complex subunit F — protein MTVVSVISGIILVVAGVLTTFRLLDGPNSLDRLVALDTLIALAMCGLAVWAAYTGDTTIVPAIVALSLVGFIGSVSVARFRVSDKS, from the coding sequence ATGACAGTCGTCTCGGTCATATCCGGGATCATCCTCGTCGTCGCCGGAGTCCTCACGACATTTCGGCTACTCGACGGCCCCAACTCGCTGGACCGTCTCGTCGCCCTGGACACCCTGATCGCCCTCGCAATGTGTGGGCTCGCCGTGTGGGCCGCGTACACCGGCGACACGACGATCGTGCCCGCCATCGTCGCGTTGTCACTGGTCGGGTTCATCGGTTCGGTGTCGGTGGCCCGATTCCGGGTGAGTGACAAGTCGTGA
- the sodC gene encoding superoxide dismutase[Cu-Zn]: MASSSTRRMSWRIVTPVVAIAALGLTACSNNEGPTDVPGTTPPVWTGAADPSAAGVPGDAESGSGQSAESGAVSATLKNAEGQDVGTATFKQAGSHVEVTVSVKDQTPGFHGFHVHSVGKCETNSVAPTGGAPGNFLSAGGHFQASGHSGHPASGDLTSLQVLEDGTAELVTSTDAFTVEDLKNGDSGTAIMIHSGPDNFANIPTRYAPAPDQETLNTGDAGSRVACGVIGAS, translated from the coding sequence ATGGCCTCGAGTTCTACCCGTCGGATGTCATGGCGCATTGTCACCCCGGTGGTTGCCATTGCAGCACTGGGACTGACCGCCTGCAGTAACAACGAGGGGCCGACCGACGTTCCCGGCACCACTCCTCCCGTGTGGACCGGTGCCGCCGATCCCAGTGCCGCAGGTGTTCCCGGCGACGCCGAGAGCGGCTCGGGTCAGTCCGCCGAGAGCGGCGCGGTGAGCGCGACGTTGAAGAATGCCGAAGGCCAGGACGTGGGCACCGCCACGTTCAAGCAGGCCGGCAGCCACGTCGAGGTCACCGTCTCCGTCAAGGATCAGACGCCCGGATTCCACGGGTTCCACGTACATTCCGTCGGCAAGTGTGAGACGAACTCCGTCGCACCGACCGGGGGTGCGCCCGGAAACTTCCTGTCCGCAGGCGGCCACTTCCAGGCCTCGGGCCACTCGGGACACCCCGCGAGCGGCGACCTCACGTCGCTGCAGGTGCTGGAGGACGGTACAGCCGAATTGGTCACCAGCACCGACGCCTTCACGGTCGAGGACCTGAAGAACGGCGACAGCGGCACCGCGATCATGATCCACTCGGGTCCCGACAACTTCGCCAACATCCCCACCCGGTACGCACCCGCGCCCGATCAGGAAACCCTGAATACCGGGGACGCAGGCTCCCGCGTGGCCTGCGGTGTCATCGGCGCCAGCTGA
- a CDS encoding Na+/H+ antiporter subunit E encodes MKRERLLQFGALLWLMAVWILLWGNVSWGNILGGLAVGAVIMVLMPLPRVPVEGRVHFLPLLRLAVMFVYYSLQSSLQIAWLALRPGPPPVTGVLRYQLGIKSDLVLTLCIDVLNLIPGTMVLEIDQVRRIVYVHVLDMGSQKAVSQFYRTVAQLERLFIAAFERDSDWKPSPWHNRDQQYDDPAQEGSS; translated from the coding sequence ATGAAACGCGAGAGACTTCTCCAGTTCGGCGCGTTGCTGTGGCTGATGGCGGTGTGGATCCTGCTGTGGGGCAACGTCAGCTGGGGCAATATTCTCGGCGGTCTCGCCGTCGGCGCGGTGATCATGGTGCTCATGCCGCTGCCGCGGGTGCCCGTCGAAGGTCGGGTGCACTTCCTTCCGCTCCTGCGACTGGCCGTGATGTTCGTGTACTACTCGCTCCAGTCGAGCCTGCAGATTGCGTGGCTCGCGCTCCGGCCCGGTCCGCCGCCCGTCACCGGCGTCCTGCGCTATCAGCTGGGAATCAAGTCCGATCTGGTGCTGACCCTGTGCATCGACGTCCTGAATCTCATTCCGGGCACCATGGTGCTGGAGATCGACCAGGTGCGGCGGATCGTCTACGTCCACGTGCTGGACATGGGCTCACAGAAGGCGGTCAGCCAGTTCTATCGCACGGTCGCACAGCTGGAACGGTTGTTCATCGCGGCGTTCGAGCGCGACTCCGACTGGAAACCCAGCCCCTGGCACAACCGCGACCAGCAGTACGACGACCCCGCTCAGGAGGGCAGCTCATGA
- a CDS encoding DUF3263 domain-containing protein: MDGATARSRNQSERTDSDNSVVVDDVVVDDVGSDGLSRREHDILSFERQWWKYAGAKEEAIKELFDMSATRYYQVLNALVDRPEALAADPMLVKRLRRLRASRQKARAARRLGFDVT, translated from the coding sequence ATGGACGGCGCAACAGCGCGTAGTCGGAACCAGTCCGAACGCACCGACAGCGACAACTCCGTAGTGGTCGACGACGTAGTGGTCGACGACGTCGGATCCGACGGCCTCTCGCGTCGGGAGCACGACATCCTGTCCTTCGAGCGCCAGTGGTGGAAGTACGCCGGCGCGAAGGAAGAAGCGATCAAAGAACTGTTCGACATGTCCGCCACCAGGTACTACCAGGTTCTCAACGCGCTGGTGGACCGGCCGGAAGCGCTCGCGGCCGACCCGATGCTCGTGAAGCGGCTGCGACGGCTGCGCGCGAGCAGGCAGAAGGCCCGCGCCGCCCGTCGCCTCGGGTTCGACGTCACCTAG
- a CDS encoding Na+/H+ antiporter subunit D has translation MTISPHIITALAPLPVLVPMLAAAATLVLGRRPRAQRIITLVALIAVLVVSGLLLFLADRDGTTAVQVGGWDSPIGITLVVDRLSAMMLVVSSIVLLAVMAYAVGQGIRDGSEDQPVSIFLPTYLALTAGISNAFLAGDLFNLYVGFEVLLAASFVLLTLGASADRVRAGVSYVMVSMVSSLIFLAGIAFAYAATGTLNLADMATRLDGIPSGTRTAIFGVLLVAFGIKAAVFPLSTWLPDSYPTAPAPVTAVFAGLLTKVGVYAIIRAHTLLFPEGELDNVLMVCGLLTMLVGILGAIAQSDIKRLLSFTLVSHIGYMVFGIALSTQSGLSGAIYYVAHHILVQTTLFLVVGLIERQAGSSSLRRLGGLAAASPVLAIVFLVPALNLGGIPPFSGFIGKVALLQAGSADASVLAWILVAGGTLTSLLTLYVVARVWTKAFWRARADAPEGDLADVSPSALLDESEADIAFDERADVGRMPAMMLIPTVALVAVGLAMTVFAGQIIQISDRAASDLQNRSIYIDAVLGGHPGGEAQEAPR, from the coding sequence GTGACCATCTCCCCGCACATCATCACGGCCCTCGCGCCGCTGCCCGTCCTCGTCCCGATGCTCGCCGCCGCCGCCACTCTGGTGCTGGGCCGGCGTCCGCGCGCCCAGCGGATCATCACACTCGTCGCGCTGATCGCCGTCCTGGTCGTGTCGGGACTGCTGCTGTTCCTGGCCGACCGCGACGGGACGACGGCCGTTCAGGTGGGTGGCTGGGATTCCCCCATCGGCATCACGCTGGTGGTCGACCGGCTGTCCGCGATGATGCTGGTGGTCTCGTCGATCGTGCTGCTCGCCGTCATGGCGTACGCCGTCGGTCAGGGCATCCGGGACGGCAGTGAGGACCAGCCCGTCTCGATCTTCCTGCCGACGTATCTGGCGCTGACGGCCGGCATCTCCAACGCATTCCTGGCGGGCGACCTGTTCAATCTGTACGTCGGCTTCGAGGTACTTCTCGCCGCCAGCTTCGTGCTGCTGACGCTCGGTGCGAGCGCCGACCGCGTCCGCGCGGGTGTGTCCTATGTGATGGTGTCGATGGTGTCGTCGCTGATCTTCCTGGCGGGCATCGCGTTCGCCTATGCGGCGACCGGCACCCTCAACCTCGCCGACATGGCCACCCGCCTCGACGGCATCCCGTCCGGCACCCGGACCGCCATCTTCGGTGTGCTGCTCGTGGCGTTCGGCATCAAGGCCGCGGTGTTCCCGCTGTCCACCTGGCTGCCCGACTCCTACCCCACCGCGCCCGCACCGGTCACCGCCGTGTTCGCCGGCCTGCTCACCAAGGTAGGTGTGTACGCGATCATCCGGGCGCACACACTGCTCTTCCCGGAGGGCGAACTCGACAACGTGCTGATGGTGTGCGGTCTCCTGACTATGCTCGTCGGCATCCTCGGTGCGATCGCGCAGAGCGATATCAAGCGTCTGCTGTCCTTCACTCTGGTCAGCCACATCGGGTACATGGTGTTCGGTATCGCGTTGTCGACGCAGTCGGGACTGTCCGGCGCCATCTACTACGTGGCCCACCACATCCTGGTGCAGACCACACTGTTCCTGGTGGTCGGTCTGATCGAACGCCAGGCGGGGTCGTCGTCGCTGCGTCGCCTCGGCGGGCTCGCCGCGGCCAGCCCCGTCCTCGCCATCGTGTTCCTCGTCCCGGCGCTCAATCTCGGTGGCATTCCCCCGTTCTCCGGGTTCATCGGCAAGGTTGCGCTGTTGCAGGCCGGTTCGGCGGACGCCAGTGTGCTGGCCTGGATCCTCGTCGCCGGCGGCACCCTCACCAGCCTCCTCACCCTGTACGTCGTCGCCCGCGTGTGGACCAAGGCGTTCTGGCGGGCCCGTGCCGACGCCCCCGAGGGCGACCTCGCGGACGTCAGCCCGTCGGCACTGCTCGACGAGTCCGAGGCCGACATCGCGTTCGACGAACGCGCCGACGTGGGCCGCATGCCCGCGATGATGCTGATTCCGACCGTCGCGCTCGTCGCGGTGGGCCTGGCCATGACCGTGTTCGCCGGCCAGATCATCCAGATCAGTGATCGCGCGGCGAGCGATCTGCAGAACCGGTCGATCTACATCGACGCCGTCCTCGGCGGTCACCCCGGCGGCGAAGCGCAGGAGGCGCCGCGATGA
- a CDS encoding N-acetyltransferase, which translates to MTTDIPLGSRVVLRYALPPGSSHPMTDVIGTLESVEPLVVVRVADNSLIEVEPDRVVALKAVPARPIRASEIRSLELASADGWPGIEHTWIDGWLARYGHGFTGRANSAAPLGDRGTVGSLNDSSPGSTLARLREWYAERDRPLRLLIPDRLGEVPLGWNVSDEVVVMAADVDNLALPEGPRTTTVADHPDPDWLALYRYRGSALPDFAVDVLDAVRGGILGFGRIGAADSTLLAVARGSVTSAPDERRWVGLTAVEVAADHRRHGIGSLICGDMINWGREHGATHACLQVAVENEGAQAMYRNLGFTAHHRYRYATEYGA; encoded by the coding sequence ATGACGACTGACATTCCGCTCGGAAGCCGGGTGGTGCTGCGGTACGCGCTGCCACCCGGTTCCAGCCACCCGATGACCGACGTCATCGGGACCCTGGAGAGCGTCGAGCCGCTCGTCGTCGTCCGCGTGGCCGACAACTCCCTGATCGAGGTCGAACCGGACCGGGTGGTTGCGCTCAAGGCCGTTCCCGCGCGACCGATACGCGCGAGCGAGATCCGTTCCCTCGAACTGGCCTCCGCCGACGGCTGGCCCGGGATCGAACACACGTGGATCGACGGGTGGCTCGCCCGGTACGGTCACGGCTTCACCGGACGCGCCAACTCGGCGGCCCCGCTCGGCGATCGCGGGACCGTCGGGAGCCTGAACGACTCCTCCCCCGGCAGCACCCTCGCCCGGCTCCGCGAGTGGTACGCCGAGCGCGACCGCCCGTTGCGATTGCTGATCCCCGACCGCCTCGGCGAAGTGCCGCTCGGCTGGAACGTCAGCGACGAGGTGGTCGTGATGGCGGCCGACGTCGACAACCTGGCGCTGCCCGAGGGCCCGCGCACCACGACCGTCGCCGATCACCCGGATCCGGACTGGCTCGCGCTGTACCGCTACCGCGGGTCCGCGCTGCCCGACTTCGCGGTGGACGTGCTCGACGCCGTCCGCGGCGGCATCCTCGGGTTCGGCCGGATCGGTGCCGCCGATTCGACGCTGCTCGCCGTTGCACGAGGCTCCGTCACGTCCGCCCCGGACGAGCGCCGGTGGGTCGGGCTCACCGCGGTCGAGGTGGCTGCCGACCACCGTCGCCACGGGATCGGCAGTCTCATCTGCGGCGACATGATCAACTGGGGGCGCGAGCACGGCGCGACCCACGCGTGCCTGCAGGTGGCCGTCGAGAACGAGGGCGCGCAGGCGATGTACCGCAACCTCGGCTTCACCGCACACCACCGGTACCGCTACGCCACGGAATACGGCGCCTGA
- a CDS encoding LytR C-terminal domain-containing protein, translating into MSTPKPESSGPPLRALAMVLIALAILFAGLGFASLGGSDSEETATTATTTAAVTTTAAARTTTAAAGATSASTTSTTSGASSTSKSADAASVPVRVLNNSNVTGLASQTATKLMSSGWTVSETGNYSDGTISETTVYYGTSAAEKEAATEIAAQLGVSAQPRFPGIANSSAGVIVIVTSAQ; encoded by the coding sequence GTGAGTACTCCGAAACCCGAATCGTCCGGCCCGCCGTTACGAGCCCTCGCGATGGTGCTGATCGCCCTCGCGATCCTCTTCGCGGGTCTCGGGTTCGCCTCCCTCGGGGGCTCGGATTCGGAAGAGACCGCAACCACGGCCACCACCACGGCAGCGGTCACGACCACCGCCGCTGCCCGCACGACGACAGCGGCCGCGGGAGCCACCTCGGCGTCCACGACAAGCACGACGTCCGGCGCGTCGAGCACCTCGAAGTCCGCGGATGCGGCGTCGGTCCCGGTGCGGGTGCTCAACAACAGCAACGTCACGGGTCTGGCCAGTCAGACGGCCACCAAACTGATGTCCTCGGGGTGGACGGTGTCGGAAACCGGCAACTACAGCGACGGCACCATCTCCGAAACCACCGTGTACTACGGGACTTCCGCCGCCGAAAAGGAGGCAGCCACCGAGATCGCCGCGCAACTCGGGGTGTCCGCGCAGCCCCGGTTCCCGGGTATCGCGAACTCGTCCGCCGGGGTGATCGTCATCGTCACCTCGGCCCAATAG
- a CDS encoding phosphatase PAP2 family protein: MFVAGGALGVAILLVVVQCVASTQGFQGPLESLFHDYVLTPKSASVPWAGLALAMVGLTNRQRVVALSTAAGIDVTVAAVRYLSGGQLTVGNGATWVLTAVGVYASVCWTGDQRRSGLKGVGLGALLILATKFGDAWLQVTIMAGPMVLDDFAQLADHALGSPSWHMGQFVDALGPVGYGILHWVYIELPVAAIAVAVYQLRNGWPSHYLVRTFLVIGLIGPVFYVLFPVVGPIFAYGTEGQGFQVSDYWPNLVPAPDFAPEPRPFDSTTPRNCMPSLHTAWALALFIHSRHGAWWLRLGGTFWLVCTLTATLGFGYHYGVDLVAGAVLCLTIESALRDPERGWGWFRVRLVGGGALVLATLLLSYRYLAVPMGRFPELSGPLVLGALAAMSLGFYATFFAAPDSALARWGTGKTVVTDPLAAPTH, translated from the coding sequence ATGTTCGTCGCCGGCGGGGCGCTCGGTGTGGCGATCCTGCTGGTGGTGGTCCAGTGCGTGGCGTCCACTCAGGGGTTCCAAGGCCCCCTCGAAAGCCTGTTCCACGACTACGTTCTGACTCCCAAATCGGCGTCCGTTCCGTGGGCGGGCCTTGCACTCGCGATGGTCGGGCTGACCAACCGGCAACGCGTCGTCGCACTGTCCACGGCAGCGGGCATCGATGTGACGGTTGCCGCGGTCCGCTACCTGTCGGGTGGCCAGCTGACCGTCGGAAACGGCGCGACGTGGGTACTCACCGCGGTGGGCGTCTATGCGTCGGTGTGCTGGACCGGTGACCAGCGGCGCAGCGGCCTCAAGGGGGTCGGTCTCGGTGCCCTGCTGATCCTGGCCACGAAGTTCGGCGACGCCTGGCTGCAGGTCACCATCATGGCCGGGCCGATGGTTCTCGACGACTTCGCCCAATTGGCCGATCACGCGCTGGGAAGCCCGTCGTGGCACATGGGTCAGTTCGTCGACGCACTCGGTCCGGTCGGTTACGGCATCCTGCACTGGGTCTACATCGAACTGCCGGTCGCGGCGATCGCGGTGGCCGTCTACCAATTGCGGAACGGCTGGCCGTCGCACTATCTGGTGCGCACGTTCCTGGTGATCGGGCTGATCGGTCCCGTCTTCTACGTGCTCTTCCCGGTGGTCGGTCCGATCTTCGCGTACGGCACCGAGGGGCAGGGGTTCCAGGTCAGCGACTACTGGCCCAACCTCGTCCCGGCGCCCGACTTCGCGCCCGAACCGAGGCCCTTCGATTCGACGACCCCACGCAACTGCATGCCGAGCCTGCACACGGCGTGGGCCCTGGCACTGTTCATCCACTCCCGGCACGGTGCCTGGTGGCTGCGCCTCGGCGGCACGTTCTGGCTGGTGTGCACACTGACCGCCACCCTCGGGTTCGGCTACCACTACGGGGTCGACCTGGTTGCCGGCGCCGTCCTGTGCCTGACCATCGAATCGGCGCTTCGTGACCCCGAACGGGGATGGGGCTGGTTCCGGGTCCGCCTCGTCGGAGGCGGCGCGCTCGTGCTGGCCACACTGCTGCTCAGCTACCGCTATCTGGCGGTTCCCATGGGCCGATTCCCCGAACTGTCCGGACCACTGGTGCTCGGTGCGCTCGCCGCGATGAGCCTCGGGTTCTACGCGACGTTCTTCGCCGCACCCGACAGCGCACTCGCCCGCTGGGGCACCGGCAAGACCGTGGTCACGGACCCTCTGGCGGCTCCAACTCATTGA
- a CDS encoding glutamate--cysteine ligase, whose amino-acid sequence MVVPFPGSPRPTLGVEWEIALVDRVTRDLSNTAAEVFDAVANLAGPEDPRITKELLRNTVELVTGIHSTVGEAMDDLGESLDLLRRAANPLGVDLICAGTHPFAQWSTQLVTRTPDYDELIERTQWWGRQMLIWGVHVHVGVSSPQKVFPILNALLQRYPHLLALSASSPMWAGVNTGYASNRALMFQQLPTAGLPYQFANWAQYEDFISDQMKTGVITKIGGMHWDIRPAPRWGTIEVRVFDGISTRAELSSLVALVHCLIVDLDRRFEAGENLPNLQPWHVKENKWRAARYGLDAEIILDEDSNERLVTDDLNDLLERLAPTAVRLGCADELAAVAEIPRRGASYQRQRQVAEATGGDLVAVVDALVKELGT is encoded by the coding sequence GTGGTAGTTCCATTTCCCGGTTCGCCGCGGCCGACGCTGGGTGTCGAGTGGGAGATCGCGCTGGTCGACAGGGTCACGCGGGATCTCTCCAACACGGCCGCGGAGGTGTTCGACGCGGTCGCGAACCTCGCGGGCCCGGAGGATCCCCGGATCACCAAGGAGTTGCTGCGCAACACCGTCGAACTCGTCACCGGCATCCATTCCACCGTCGGTGAGGCGATGGACGACCTCGGCGAATCGCTCGACCTGTTGCGTCGTGCGGCGAATCCGCTCGGGGTCGATCTCATCTGTGCGGGAACGCACCCGTTTGCGCAGTGGTCCACGCAATTGGTCACGCGCACACCGGATTACGACGAGCTGATCGAGCGCACGCAGTGGTGGGGCCGGCAGATGCTGATCTGGGGTGTGCACGTTCACGTCGGTGTGTCTTCGCCGCAGAAGGTGTTTCCGATCCTCAACGCCCTGCTGCAGCGGTATCCCCATCTGCTCGCGTTGTCCGCGTCGTCGCCGATGTGGGCCGGGGTCAACACAGGGTATGCGAGTAATCGCGCACTGATGTTCCAGCAGCTCCCCACCGCGGGGCTGCCGTACCAGTTCGCGAACTGGGCGCAGTACGAAGATTTCATCAGCGACCAGATGAAGACCGGCGTGATCACCAAGATCGGCGGAATGCACTGGGACATCCGGCCGGCGCCGCGGTGGGGCACCATCGAGGTCCGCGTCTTCGATGGCATCTCCACCCGCGCCGAGCTCAGTTCCCTCGTCGCGCTCGTGCACTGCCTGATCGTCGACCTGGATCGCCGGTTCGAGGCGGGCGAGAACCTGCCCAACCTGCAGCCGTGGCACGTGAAGGAGAACAAGTGGCGGGCGGCGCGGTACGGACTCGACGCCGAGATCATCCTCGACGAGGACAGTAACGAACGGCTCGTCACCGACGACCTGAACGACCTGCTCGAGCGGCTGGCGCCCACCGCGGTGCGTCTCGGCTGTGCGGACGAATTGGCCGCCGTGGCCGAGATACCCCGCCGGGGAGCCTCCTACCAGCGGCAACGTCAGGTCGCGGAAGCGACCGGGGGAGACCTGGTGGCCGTGGTCGATGCGCTGGTGAAGGAACTCGGGACCTGA
- a CDS encoding peptide deformylase, with translation MAILPIRIVGDPVLHEPTETVTESPAELSELIADMYDTMDAANGVGLAANQVGIPLRLFVYDCPDVDGNGKALRRRGCVVNPVLETSERPETMPDPDDDVEGCLSVPGEQFPTGRAEWAKVTGTDADGNAVEVEGHGFFARMLQHEVGHLDGFLYVDMLIGRNARAAKKTIKRAGWGVPGLSWVPGTVEDPFGHDD, from the coding sequence ATGGCCATCCTCCCCATCCGGATCGTGGGCGACCCGGTATTGCACGAACCGACCGAGACGGTGACCGAGTCGCCGGCAGAACTCTCTGAACTTATAGCGGACATGTACGACACGATGGATGCCGCCAACGGCGTCGGTCTCGCCGCGAACCAGGTCGGAATACCGCTGCGGTTGTTCGTCTACGACTGCCCGGACGTCGACGGGAACGGCAAGGCGCTGCGCCGCCGGGGATGCGTCGTCAACCCGGTCCTCGAGACGTCGGAACGGCCGGAGACCATGCCGGACCCGGACGACGACGTCGAGGGCTGCCTGTCCGTGCCGGGCGAGCAGTTCCCCACCGGACGCGCCGAGTGGGCGAAGGTCACCGGCACCGACGCCGACGGCAACGCCGTCGAGGTCGAGGGACACGGCTTCTTCGCGCGCATGCTGCAGCACGAGGTCGGTCACCTCGACGGTTTCCTCTACGTCGACATGCTGATCGGCCGCAATGCCCGCGCCGCCAAGAAGACCATCAAACGTGCCGGCTGGGGCGTTCCCGGTCTCAGCTGGGTGCCGGGCACGGTCGAAGACCCGTTCGGGCATGACGACTGA